Proteins found in one Carcharodon carcharias isolate sCarCar2 chromosome 8, sCarCar2.pri, whole genome shotgun sequence genomic segment:
- the tor4aa gene encoding torsin-4A produces the protein MEPVRKALPVARQQISTVTSPLRAAHRIRHKYLIMKRRHISTEHSEPTGAEGPGSRGTGRYPSSKGQEPSERTSKYRTKTAEYFTFEKVPVKTMKKRRSSKRRKVLYPSDTKRYLPEEKKSKAKNCLFLLSLIVFFQIYNAIENLDDNVLKYDLTGLEKMLKREVFGQLVAIDSLMDLLNDYLATHIHNKPLVLSLNGPIGVGKSLVGRLLAKHFRSVLSDHLVYQYFVLHHCPGEDNVTSCLQELAGNITDTVSRAEAEEKIPLLIFDEVEFMQPALLDFLQSYFHPNQPNEFLNAVYVLISSYGQGEITKFVLQNASSGMMRQTAKSEELLFIVQSLLTHSHPIWKHADIVPFTLLERTHIENCFLEQMMREGFYPDNGQLDELSRELNYYSVGKHQYSVHGCKYVGSKVNLLH, from the coding sequence ATGGAGCCAGTGCGCAAAGCCTTGCCCGTTGCTAGGCAACAGATCTCCACGGTTACATCTCCGCTGAGAGCAGCCCATCGCATTCGCCACAAGTACCTCATTATGAAAAGGAGGCATATTAGCACGGAGCACAGTGAGCCTACAGGTGCGGAGGGACCAGGGAGCAGGGGGACTGGCCGGTATCCATCCTCCAAGGGGCAGGAGCCCTCAGAGCGTACCTCCAAATACAGAACTAAGACAGCTGAATACTTCACCTTCGAGAAAGTCCCCGTGAAAACAATGAAGAAACGACGCTCCAGTAAACGGCGCAAAGTGCTGTACCCAAGTGACACCAAGAGATACTTGCCCGAGGAGAAGAAAAGCAAGGCCAAAAACTGCCTCTTCCTCCTAAGTCTTATTGTTTTCTTTCAGATATACAACGCTATTGAGAACCTGGATGATAATGTGCTAAAATATGACTTGACAGGGCTGGAGAAAATGCTCAAGAGAGAGGTTTTTGGGCAATTGGTTGCTATCGACAGTCTGATGGATTTACTAAATGACTATCTGGCCACCCACATTCACAATAAGCCGCTGGTCCTATCCCTCAATGGCCCAATCGGCGTTGGCAAGAGCCTGGTCGGGAGACTGCTCGCCAAGCATTTCCGCTCAGTGCTCAGTGACCATCTGGTTTACCAGTATTTTGTGCTGCACCACTGCCCAGGAGAGGACAACGTCACCAGTTGCCTGCAGGAGCTGGCAGGGAACATCACTGACACAGTCAGTAGGGCAGAGGCGGAGGAGAAGATCCCGCTGCTCATCTTCGATGAGGTGGAGTTCATGCAACCAGCCCTGCTGGACTTCCTCCAGAGCTACTTTCACCCCAACCAACCCAATGAGTTTCTGAATGCCGTGTACGTCTTGATCAGCAGCTATGGACAGGGGGAGATAACAAAGTTTGTTCTCCAGAATGCCTCCAGTGGTATGATGAGGCAGACAGCAAAATCAGAAGAGCTTCTTTTCATTGTCCAATCCTTGTTGACCCATTCGCACCCAATCTGGAAGCATGCAGATATTGTGCCATTCACCTTACTAGAGAGGACCCACATAGAGAACTGCTTCCTCGAACAGATGATGAGAGAAGGTTTCTACCCAGACAATGGCCAGCTGGATGAGCTGTCCAGGGAGCTGAACTATTACTCTGTGGGGAAACACCAGTACTCTGTTCATGGCTGCAAGTACGTTGGCTCCAAAGTAAACTTGTTGCATTGA